A stretch of the Sphingobacterium thalpophilum genome encodes the following:
- a CDS encoding glycoside hydrolase family 28 protein, which yields MKTIFSILITVLGFVNSYGQQTVWTTAQQPLKEIDQLKKLIVAPKFKNKDYVITDFGAVGDGRTKNTAAIKQAIEACSRQGGGRVVVPEGVYLTGAIYLKSNVNLHIKEGATVLFSRDSADYPMVFTRWEGMECINFSPFIYAYKEENIAITGKGLLDGNADNDHWWYWCGARKYGWHEGRPGEQKPARAILHKQMAEELDPQKRLFGHGNFLRPNFVQPYLCKNVWIADVKLVNSPMWNLNPVLCENVLIEGVKVVSHGPNNDGCDPEASKNVWIRNCYFDTGDDCIAIKSGRDEDGRNIGRPAENHIIENCVMKDGHGGVVIGSEIAGGAKNIYALNNVMDSPNLDRALRIKTSSSRGGIIENVFFYNTEVGQYKEAAIRFNMFYEKPGKHIPTIRNIWVENLQVKGGGKYAVLSTAYESSPVTDFTMVNCKIEGVKEMYKVDHLKNVMLKNVVVNGKELTSFD from the coding sequence ATGAAAACGATTTTTAGTATTCTTATTACCGTCCTTGGTTTTGTCAACAGTTATGGACAGCAGACTGTCTGGACGACGGCCCAGCAGCCGTTAAAAGAAATCGATCAGCTGAAAAAGCTGATTGTAGCGCCAAAATTTAAAAACAAAGATTATGTGATCACTGACTTTGGAGCCGTTGGGGATGGCCGGACAAAAAATACGGCGGCCATCAAACAGGCGATCGAAGCGTGCAGCAGGCAGGGCGGGGGGCGCGTCGTGGTCCCTGAAGGCGTGTACCTAACCGGAGCGATTTATCTCAAAAGTAATGTTAATCTTCATATCAAGGAAGGAGCCACGGTACTGTTTAGTCGAGATAGCGCTGACTATCCGATGGTATTTACCCGATGGGAGGGAATGGAGTGCATCAATTTCTCTCCATTCATTTACGCATATAAAGAGGAAAATATTGCTATCACCGGTAAAGGCCTGCTGGATGGCAATGCAGACAATGATCACTGGTGGTACTGGTGCGGCGCGCGTAAATACGGATGGCACGAGGGACGCCCGGGAGAGCAGAAACCTGCCCGTGCGATTTTACATAAGCAGATGGCCGAAGAGCTAGACCCTCAAAAGAGACTGTTTGGGCACGGCAATTTCCTTCGGCCTAATTTTGTTCAGCCCTACCTATGTAAGAACGTCTGGATTGCTGATGTCAAGCTTGTCAATTCGCCAATGTGGAACCTGAATCCCGTCTTATGTGAGAATGTATTGATTGAGGGGGTAAAGGTGGTGAGTCATGGTCCTAATAACGATGGCTGCGATCCGGAAGCGAGTAAGAACGTCTGGATCAGAAACTGCTATTTCGATACCGGCGACGACTGTATTGCGATTAAATCGGGCCGCGACGAGGACGGCCGCAACATAGGACGTCCTGCCGAAAACCATATCATCGAAAATTGTGTGATGAAAGACGGACACGGCGGTGTTGTCATCGGCAGTGAAATAGCGGGCGGAGCCAAAAATATTTATGCCCTCAACAATGTCATGGATAGCCCTAATCTTGATCGGGCATTGCGCATTAAAACCAGTTCCAGCAGGGGCGGTATCATCGAGAATGTATTCTTCTATAATACAGAGGTCGGTCAGTACAAAGAAGCCGCAATACGCTTCAACATGTTTTATGAAAAGCCCGGAAAACATATTCCGACCATCCGCAACATCTGGGTGGAAAATCTTCAGGTAAAGGGGGGCGGCAAATATGCGGTATTGTCGACGGCCTATGAATCTTCACCTGTGACCGATTTTACGATGGTCAACTGTAAAATCGAAGGTGTAAAGGAAATGTATAAAGTAGACCACCTTAAGAATGTGATGTTAAAGAATGTTGTGGTAAATGGAAAAGAACTAACGTCATTTGACTGA
- a CDS encoding DUF4450 domain-containing protein — translation MKRRSLFSFWILLSLSIQQSFAQAKQVPGKERALHYTEDNGDFLLVNGRYRFNRALYGDHRASRVEAGDLPEFALYLPGMGGNLQFVLRNKQKYKKMIDADRIETRYRPGSMVYRIWDTFLGEGHVDIVVMAQAGAEGMIVKLQATDVSPEAQLYAIYGGASGATFSRNGDVGADPESGFYLLPAYCENNRYVIEKERFELVYQNKKKEAQFVHGRFSEDARVWLTDASALAELPNLTAVKPVDSPIVVAECQLKAEPCYVQISKGRLIPGKSEEPALAVIFEQAQQARLALANRIKLNTPDRYINNFGAALAVAADGIWESPTFLHGAVAWRMRLNAWRGAYAADALGWHGRAKEHFSSYARSQVTSPAAAPVVMDTALHLARHLEKMGTAMFSSGYISRNPNNNTVPHHYDMNLVFIDQLLSHFNYTGDTVYLRQMWPTLQRHLDWEKRNFDRDNDGLYDAYCAIWASDGLQYSGGGVTHTTAYNYRANRMMGKLAGLIGQNPDPYIREADKIQKALKNRLWLKGKGYFAEFQDALGHQLVHERPGLWTIYHVADADVLDDFENYQNLQYVANSLPRIPVAVKGQEQAGLYTLPTTTWQPYTWSVNNVALAENLQTALAYWQAGRPDEAYQLWKSNLTESMYHGISPGNFQQLSHYDAFRGELYRDFADPIGVASRTLVEGLFGVHPRLLDNKLLIKPGFPTTWEFAEIELPEWSYSYKKTAHTTTFRIKTRYAQSLKLILEIPVDFERVSSVKINGKDMKWSVKASSINKPFLIIESDPGRDFEVQITGAGKVKNMATGDLQQVFTDPWSIPLDKRTQVLDLRDPQGIIQKRSGQQLWFIHKEHQGTFFIKLQQGEMTWWQAVNIRLQSPLKSNLLKKDTKYYLSLTNRSEQIQHVAIDHDRFRRTLRLKPKEIRALQLPAEIFSKGTNSLYLVLGDYREKVDYIDWKITDSGHFEEQNLTSKYNARLNDIFQQKYLSPRPEGPTLQLPWQGIGNWCYPLTAASIDDSGIMARSRQNKLSYLDIPFQIKHENRNVLFVSQWDNYPSRATIPLEGRARKMYLLMAGSTNPMQSQLTNAKIKVNYTDGTTSILDLINPFNWWPIEQDYLDDNRAFDIPDDQIPYRVSLKSGELYKGGAWNRYTEIKGYSNRAIDGGAATLLDLPLDSSKQLQSVELIAVANDAVIGLISLTLLR, via the coding sequence ATGAAAAGAAGGAGCCTGTTTTCTTTCTGGATTTTATTGTCCTTGTCCATACAACAGTCTTTTGCTCAGGCTAAGCAGGTACCCGGCAAAGAACGGGCGTTACATTATACAGAAGATAATGGCGATTTTCTGCTCGTCAACGGACGGTACCGATTTAACAGGGCACTATATGGCGATCATCGGGCTTCTCGTGTGGAGGCAGGGGATCTCCCTGAATTTGCTTTGTATCTGCCCGGTATGGGGGGCAATCTGCAATTTGTTCTACGCAATAAGCAGAAATATAAGAAGATGATTGACGCTGACCGCATCGAGACACGATATAGGCCAGGTTCCATGGTCTATCGCATTTGGGACACCTTTCTGGGGGAAGGGCATGTTGATATCGTCGTCATGGCACAAGCCGGTGCCGAAGGAATGATCGTAAAACTGCAGGCGACCGATGTCAGCCCTGAAGCGCAGCTTTATGCCATATATGGCGGAGCTAGCGGAGCAACATTCAGCAGGAATGGTGATGTGGGGGCGGATCCGGAATCAGGGTTTTACCTGCTACCGGCCTATTGTGAAAATAACCGGTATGTCATAGAAAAAGAACGGTTTGAATTAGTTTATCAAAATAAGAAAAAAGAAGCCCAATTTGTGCATGGCCGTTTTTCAGAAGATGCTCGAGTATGGCTTACGGATGCGTCAGCATTGGCAGAGCTACCAAATTTGACGGCTGTTAAACCTGTAGACAGCCCTATTGTGGTGGCAGAATGTCAGCTAAAAGCGGAGCCCTGCTATGTGCAGATCTCCAAAGGAAGGCTCATACCGGGGAAAAGTGAAGAGCCAGCTTTGGCAGTAATTTTTGAACAGGCGCAGCAGGCAAGGCTGGCTTTGGCTAATCGCATCAAATTAAACACGCCGGATAGATATATTAATAATTTCGGAGCAGCTTTGGCAGTTGCTGCGGATGGTATTTGGGAGAGTCCTACCTTTTTGCATGGTGCTGTTGCATGGCGCATGCGCCTGAATGCATGGCGGGGTGCTTATGCTGCAGATGCTTTGGGCTGGCATGGCCGGGCGAAGGAACACTTTTCGAGTTATGCCCGTTCGCAGGTAACCAGTCCTGCCGCCGCTCCCGTAGTCATGGATACAGCCTTGCATTTAGCACGGCATCTGGAAAAAATGGGCACTGCCATGTTCTCCAGTGGATATATCAGCAGGAATCCCAACAATAATACTGTGCCACATCATTACGACATGAATCTGGTATTTATTGATCAGCTATTGTCGCATTTTAATTATACCGGTGACACCGTTTACCTCAGACAAATGTGGCCGACGCTCCAACGGCACCTTGATTGGGAAAAGCGCAATTTCGACCGCGACAACGACGGTTTATACGATGCCTATTGCGCGATCTGGGCTAGCGATGGACTACAATATTCGGGGGGCGGGGTAACCCATACCACAGCTTATAATTACCGTGCCAATCGGATGATGGGCAAGTTGGCAGGCTTAATCGGACAGAATCCAGATCCTTATATACGTGAAGCAGATAAAATTCAGAAGGCATTGAAAAATAGGCTCTGGCTTAAGGGAAAGGGGTACTTTGCCGAGTTTCAGGACGCTTTGGGCCATCAGCTTGTACACGAAAGGCCGGGCTTATGGACGATTTACCATGTGGCTGATGCCGATGTCCTGGATGATTTTGAAAATTACCAAAACCTGCAATACGTGGCCAATAGTTTGCCCCGGATTCCTGTTGCAGTAAAAGGGCAGGAGCAGGCCGGCCTCTATACGCTCCCGACGACTACCTGGCAGCCTTACACCTGGTCGGTCAACAATGTGGCTTTGGCTGAGAATTTACAGACAGCACTTGCCTACTGGCAGGCCGGAAGGCCAGATGAGGCGTATCAGCTGTGGAAAAGTAACCTGACGGAAAGCATGTATCACGGCATCAGCCCCGGCAATTTTCAGCAGCTTTCCCATTATGATGCTTTCCGTGGCGAATTATATCGGGACTTTGCAGATCCCATAGGTGTGGCTTCGCGCACATTGGTCGAGGGGTTGTTTGGCGTTCACCCGCGCTTATTGGACAACAAGCTACTTATTAAACCGGGATTTCCCACAACTTGGGAATTTGCAGAGATCGAACTGCCTGAATGGAGCTACAGTTATAAAAAGACTGCTCACACCACAACGTTTCGAATCAAAACCCGTTATGCGCAGTCTTTAAAGCTTATCTTGGAAATTCCCGTTGATTTTGAGCGGGTCAGCTCAGTTAAAATTAATGGAAAAGATATGAAATGGTCGGTAAAAGCTTCGTCCATCAATAAACCGTTCCTTATTATAGAATCGGATCCCGGTCGTGATTTTGAAGTTCAGATAACAGGCGCGGGAAAAGTAAAGAATATGGCTACGGGCGACCTACAACAGGTATTTACTGATCCATGGTCGATTCCCTTGGATAAGAGAACACAAGTGTTGGATCTCCGGGATCCGCAGGGAATTATTCAAAAAAGGTCGGGACAGCAGTTGTGGTTTATTCACAAGGAGCATCAAGGAACCTTTTTTATAAAACTTCAGCAAGGTGAAATGACCTGGTGGCAAGCAGTGAATATCAGGTTGCAAAGCCCTTTAAAATCAAATTTGCTAAAAAAAGATACCAAGTACTATCTTTCGCTAACGAACCGTTCGGAACAGATACAGCATGTGGCCATCGACCATGACCGTTTTCGGCGGACGCTTCGTTTAAAACCGAAGGAAATACGTGCACTGCAGCTTCCTGCAGAAATTTTTTCTAAAGGAACCAACAGCCTCTATCTCGTTTTGGGTGATTACCGTGAAAAAGTCGATTATATAGATTGGAAGATAACCGATAGTGGGCATTTTGAGGAACAAAATTTAACAAGCAAGTATAACGCCCGTCTGAATGATATCTTTCAGCAAAAATACCTGTCACCACGACCAGAAGGACCGACCTTGCAGCTGCCCTGGCAGGGAATAGGCAACTGGTGTTACCCACTGACTGCCGCCAGTATTGATGATAGTGGAATAATGGCCCGAAGTAGACAAAACAAGCTGAGCTATTTGGATATTCCCTTCCAGATAAAACATGAAAACAGAAACGTTCTATTTGTCAGTCAATGGGATAATTACCCTAGCCGTGCTACAATACCTTTGGAAGGACGTGCACGTAAAATGTATCTACTGATGGCTGGTTCAACAAATCCCATGCAGTCCCAGCTGACCAATGCTAAGATCAAGGTCAATTATACCGATGGCACAACTAGCATCCTTGACTTGATCAATCCATTCAACTGGTGGCCGATAGAACAGGACTACCTCGACGACAATCGTGCTTTTGATATCCCGGATGACCAGATTCCCTATCGGGTCAGTCTCAAGTCCGGCGAACTTTATAAAGGTGGTGCGTGGAATCGCTATACGGAAATTAAAGGTTATAGCAACCGTGCTATCGATGGTGGGGCGGCCACGCTATTGGATTTACCACTCGACAGTAGCAAGCAGCTTCAGTCCGTGGAACTTATTGCTGTGGCAAACGATGCTGTCATTGGCTTGATCAGTCTCACGCTGTTGCGGTAG
- a CDS encoding SusC/RagA family TonB-linked outer membrane protein, whose amino-acid sequence MRKLKTLLFLMSVAQLGLAQEKKIVGTVYGPDTQPLSGVTVSIKGKSKQASTNKDGRYTILVESLRDTLVFSSVGFIRTEKPVPPGDQLIVTLQEDAKGLDEVVVIGYGTVSRKDLAGAVSSIKGKELEKAPVVNVAEALTGRLPGVQVTTVDGAPGAEIVIRVRGGGSITQDNAPLYIVDGFIVNNLNDISASDIESIDVLKDASSTAIYGSKGANGVVIVTTKSPKAGKTSISYNNFFQSKYMPKELGVLSPYEFALLHYEYGMIRGTNSNEYSNFKKFFGEYDDLELYKYQAGTNWQDELFGGAVRSSQHNLSISGGTEKTKWGFNNTYNKDEGLMLNSGQKRYYFNFKLNHELYKNLKLDLSARYTHNVIDGAGTSGTSSVRISDGIQTRPINGLVDHMVIDPTTIVDGEDDYDNFLRSLINPIELAKQDYRQRKTRDLSLGAAITYNPVRNLALRSEAAISLRDGNNKRYWGPLTGESRNVGLNLPLGQIDLSSASVYRFVNTANYTALKNEKHNLNFLLGHELSFTNGNSSLNRAKYFDENITPDVLFANMALGTPERMETYEARGEDFVSFFGRVNYAYLDKYILYATLRADGSSKFAPGKRWGYFPSASFAWKIKEEGFMKEVDFVNDLKLRLSYGQAGNNRIANDAWRLLYGPSQNRPYGAGDINQTYYNILNSSLPNPNLRWETTVSRNLGLDFSLFNNKLSAIIDIYKNTTKDLIIDNEIPAYNGFTKQLINLGQTSNKGIEIGLTAPLIEKPDYGLTLSFNIGRNIPTIDKLDGNNRRILQSNWAGTDLKTQDDYLFNVGETIGQIYGYVADGFYTSNDFDSYNGGSSYTLKDGIASSQGILGGTLGIRPGTMKLKDLNGDGQITAEGDRMVIGNALAKHSGGFGFNGRYKNFDLSTFFNWVYGNDIYNTGRIQYNMLYRTTFGNISDRMNSQDRYKYINEAGELVTGLDELAALNKDAKVWSPFSMGTASPVLTSDAIEDGSFLRLSYVTLGYTLPKQLTSRMGISSLRLFATVYNAFVWSSYSGYDPEVSTTRSSAYAALTPGVDYSAYPKSRTFTFGLNVNFK is encoded by the coding sequence ATGAGAAAACTCAAAACTTTACTGTTTCTGATGTCCGTTGCACAGCTCGGTTTGGCTCAGGAAAAGAAAATTGTGGGTACAGTCTACGGTCCGGATACTCAGCCCCTCTCGGGTGTAACGGTGAGTATCAAAGGGAAAAGCAAACAGGCCAGTACCAACAAAGACGGGCGATATACGATCTTGGTCGAATCGCTGCGCGATACCTTGGTTTTTTCGTCCGTAGGTTTTATTCGCACGGAAAAGCCTGTCCCGCCGGGCGACCAGCTGATCGTCACGTTGCAGGAGGACGCTAAAGGACTGGATGAGGTGGTCGTTATTGGCTATGGTACTGTGTCGCGTAAAGATCTTGCCGGAGCTGTGAGCTCGATCAAAGGCAAGGAGCTGGAGAAAGCTCCGGTTGTCAACGTTGCCGAAGCACTGACCGGTAGACTGCCGGGGGTACAGGTGACGACCGTTGATGGTGCTCCCGGCGCCGAAATCGTCATCCGGGTCAGAGGTGGTGGTTCCATTACGCAGGACAACGCTCCCTTATATATTGTGGACGGTTTTATCGTCAATAACCTCAATGATATCTCGGCCTCGGATATCGAATCCATTGATGTACTAAAGGATGCTTCCTCCACAGCGATTTACGGGTCAAAAGGAGCCAACGGGGTTGTGATCGTGACCACCAAGAGCCCAAAGGCCGGCAAGACCAGCATCAGCTACAACAATTTCTTCCAGAGTAAATACATGCCAAAAGAGCTCGGGGTGCTTTCTCCCTACGAATTTGCGCTGTTGCATTACGAATATGGAATGATCCGCGGGACAAATTCCAATGAGTATAGCAATTTTAAGAAGTTTTTTGGCGAGTATGATGATCTTGAACTGTACAAGTATCAGGCGGGTACCAACTGGCAGGACGAATTGTTTGGCGGAGCAGTCCGTTCCAGCCAGCACAACCTATCCATCTCTGGCGGGACCGAAAAAACGAAATGGGGTTTTAACAATACCTACAACAAAGATGAGGGCCTGATGCTCAACTCAGGGCAAAAGCGTTATTATTTTAATTTCAAATTGAATCATGAACTCTATAAAAATCTAAAATTGGATCTGTCGGCGCGCTACACGCATAATGTGATTGACGGGGCCGGAACCTCCGGCACATCAAGCGTACGCATCTCCGATGGTATCCAGACTAGACCGATCAATGGGCTGGTGGACCACATGGTCATTGATCCTACCACCATTGTCGATGGGGAAGATGATTACGATAATTTTCTACGGAGCTTGATCAATCCGATTGAACTCGCCAAACAGGATTATAGACAACGCAAAACAAGAGATTTAAGCTTGGGAGCTGCAATTACCTATAATCCAGTACGCAATCTTGCATTGCGCTCTGAAGCGGCAATTTCGCTCCGCGACGGAAATAATAAACGGTATTGGGGGCCGTTGACCGGCGAATCACGTAATGTGGGGTTAAACTTGCCGCTGGGACAGATCGATCTTTCCTCGGCAAGTGTCTACCGCTTTGTGAATACGGCCAACTACACTGCGTTGAAAAATGAAAAGCATAACCTCAATTTCCTGCTCGGACATGAACTGAGTTTTACCAATGGCAACAGCAGCCTGAACCGGGCAAAATATTTTGATGAAAATATAACACCGGATGTCTTGTTTGCCAACATGGCTTTGGGTACTCCAGAACGTATGGAAACTTACGAAGCGCGTGGGGAAGATTTTGTCTCATTTTTTGGACGTGTCAATTACGCTTATCTGGATAAATATATCCTCTATGCCACTCTGCGGGCAGATGGAAGTAGCAAATTTGCTCCAGGCAAGCGCTGGGGTTATTTTCCATCGGCCTCGTTTGCCTGGAAAATTAAAGAAGAAGGCTTCATGAAGGAGGTCGACTTTGTCAATGACCTGAAATTGCGTTTGAGTTATGGTCAAGCCGGGAATAACCGGATAGCAAACGATGCCTGGAGGCTGTTGTACGGGCCCAGTCAAAACCGCCCTTACGGCGCAGGCGACATCAACCAGACCTACTATAACATTTTAAATTCTTCTTTACCAAACCCCAATTTACGCTGGGAAACCACTGTATCGCGCAACCTGGGTTTGGATTTCAGCCTATTCAACAATAAGCTTTCTGCTATTATCGACATCTATAAAAATACGACCAAAGACTTGATCATTGACAATGAGATACCAGCATACAATGGTTTTACCAAACAGCTTATTAACCTTGGCCAGACGAGCAACAAAGGGATAGAAATAGGACTGACCGCGCCCCTGATCGAGAAGCCGGATTATGGATTGACCCTATCGTTCAACATAGGCCGCAATATTCCGACGATTGATAAACTGGATGGCAACAACAGGCGTATCCTACAGTCCAATTGGGCCGGAACTGACCTCAAGACTCAGGACGACTATCTTTTTAATGTCGGCGAAACCATTGGGCAGATCTATGGTTACGTTGCAGATGGCTTTTATACCTCAAATGATTTTGACTCTTACAACGGCGGCAGTTCTTACACCCTCAAGGACGGAATCGCTTCGTCACAGGGCATTCTCGGGGGGACGCTGGGGATCAGGCCGGGCACAATGAAACTAAAGGATCTTAATGGCGACGGACAGATCACAGCCGAGGGAGATCGTATGGTCATCGGGAATGCCCTGGCCAAACACTCGGGCGGCTTCGGGTTCAATGGCAGGTATAAGAATTTTGACTTAAGCACATTCTTCAACTGGGTCTATGGGAACGATATTTATAACACGGGCAGAATCCAGTATAATATGCTATATCGGACTACTTTTGGCAATATATCGGATCGCATGAATTCTCAGGACCGATATAAGTATATCAACGAAGCCGGGGAGCTGGTTACTGGTCTGGACGAACTGGCTGCCTTAAATAAAGATGCCAAGGTTTGGTCGCCCTTTTCTATGGGCACGGCCTCACCAGTGTTGACTTCAGATGCGATCGAAGATGGATCCTTTCTGCGTCTGTCCTATGTGACCTTGGGCTATACTTTACCCAAACAGCTGACCTCCCGTATGGGTATCTCCTCCCTGCGTCTCTTCGCTACGGTGTACAACGCCTTTGTCTGGAGCAGCTATTCAGGTTATGACCCTGAAGTGTCAACCACGCGGAGCAGTGCGTACGCCGCCCTGACGCCCGGAGTGGATTATTCGGCTTATCCCAAGAGTAGAACATTTACGTTCGGTCTGAATGTCAATTTTAAATAG
- a CDS encoding RagB/SusD family nutrient uptake outer membrane protein — protein sequence MRKYFIKSSYIAVIFSLAFVSCEKFLDTDSPSNFTQEIIYANVSDATKGVSSIYALFNQDAFTSRLSNAFIPNTDIEVGGVGAAPENSRRDIWSLEATDGNGDIRTVWNNAYSAINRANLAIEGIEQSPMADHADMKQLLGEAKTLRAMWYYWLVNYWGDVPFKLKPTQGGDNLYLARTGRDTILSTLIADLISIVPHMKPASQLTYGVETVNREFTQGFIARLALCRGGYWLYPDMTMRRKEDYLNYYKIAREYSKKVMDESGHQLHPKFGDVFDNQSKWIVDSKTDVLYEVAFAPGFGDVGWNIGVAVDAGEHPYGSGSSYMPYNPAYVYSFDTLDTRLFKTASFIKYNNKLEQATISATGIGIGKWNRLLMPTPSGANSAKGTGINWPIMRLSDVILMYAESENELNGPTLEAQEALKLVRKRAFQETAWASKVDQYVNQVAGSKRTFFDAIVDERAWELGGECIRHYDLIRWNLFGKKIAENRKILAEIGENTFNGAGPYATLPGTLYYRLKADKTIEWYGGLFRQVVVPPKIKDSPSKGDNPDGFTALNWLKALYNDKEQRPADYILRSWRGYKDDTGLSPVPYILPLHSSTVTSSLGTLKNEGYNF from the coding sequence ATGAGAAAGTATTTTATAAAATCCAGCTATATCGCGGTCATCTTTTCACTGGCCTTTGTTTCCTGTGAAAAGTTTTTGGACACCGACTCGCCTTCCAATTTTACACAGGAGATAATTTATGCAAATGTCAGCGATGCCACCAAAGGTGTAAGCAGCATCTATGCGTTGTTTAACCAGGATGCTTTCACCTCACGGCTGTCAAACGCATTCATCCCCAACACGGATATAGAAGTGGGGGGTGTGGGAGCTGCTCCGGAAAATTCAAGGCGCGATATCTGGTCGTTGGAAGCGACAGACGGTAACGGTGACATCAGGACGGTCTGGAACAACGCCTATAGTGCTATAAATCGGGCCAATCTGGCGATCGAGGGGATTGAGCAGTCACCTATGGCCGATCATGCAGATATGAAGCAGCTTCTTGGAGAGGCCAAGACACTACGGGCTATGTGGTATTACTGGCTAGTGAATTACTGGGGCGACGTGCCCTTTAAATTAAAGCCGACTCAGGGCGGTGATAATCTGTATTTAGCACGCACTGGAAGGGATACGATTTTAAGTACCTTGATCGCGGATCTGATCAGTATTGTTCCCCATATGAAACCAGCCTCTCAGCTGACCTATGGTGTAGAGACTGTCAACCGTGAGTTTACCCAAGGGTTTATCGCCCGGCTCGCCTTATGTCGCGGCGGATATTGGCTGTATCCGGATATGACCATGCGACGAAAAGAGGATTATCTCAACTACTATAAAATTGCCCGGGAATACAGTAAAAAGGTAATGGATGAATCGGGACATCAGCTGCACCCCAAATTTGGCGATGTATTTGACAACCAGAGCAAGTGGATTGTAGACAGCAAAACCGATGTGCTCTACGAAGTGGCCTTTGCGCCGGGTTTCGGAGATGTGGGGTGGAATATAGGCGTCGCTGTAGACGCAGGTGAACACCCATATGGCTCTGGCTCAAGTTATATGCCGTATAATCCGGCCTATGTCTACAGTTTTGATACGCTAGATACACGACTGTTCAAGACCGCTTCGTTCATCAAATATAACAACAAACTCGAGCAGGCTACGATCTCGGCAACAGGGATCGGTATAGGTAAGTGGAACAGATTATTGATGCCGACCCCTTCTGGCGCAAATTCGGCGAAAGGTACAGGGATCAACTGGCCGATCATGCGTCTTTCGGATGTTATCCTGATGTATGCGGAAAGTGAAAATGAGCTCAACGGCCCAACTTTGGAAGCTCAGGAGGCATTAAAACTGGTGCGAAAACGTGCTTTTCAGGAAACCGCCTGGGCGAGCAAAGTTGATCAGTACGTAAATCAGGTCGCAGGCAGTAAGCGTACTTTCTTTGATGCTATCGTGGACGAAAGGGCCTGGGAACTGGGAGGCGAATGTATTCGTCATTATGATTTAATTCGGTGGAATCTCTTCGGTAAAAAAATTGCTGAAAATCGTAAGATCCTTGCCGAAATAGGAGAAAACACCTTTAATGGAGCCGGACCCTATGCTACTCTACCGGGTACACTCTATTATCGGCTGAAAGCAGATAAGACCATCGAATGGTACGGTGGACTATTCAGACAAGTCGTCGTACCACCCAAAATAAAAGACAGTCCGTCAAAGGGCGACAACCCCGACGGATTTACCGCCCTCAATTGGCTCAAGGCCTTATACAATGATAAAGAGCAGCGTCCTGCCGACTATATTTTACGTTCATGGCGCGGATATAAGGATGATACCGGACTGTCTCCTGTTCCCTATATATTGCCGTTGCATAGTTCGACGGTAACCAGCAGCCTAGGAACATTAAAAAATGAAGGCTATAATTTCTGA